One region of Wyeomyia smithii strain HCP4-BCI-WySm-NY-G18 chromosome 3, ASM2978416v1, whole genome shotgun sequence genomic DNA includes:
- the LOC129731775 gene encoding YEATS domain-containing protein 4, translated as MNISTDFGPDSGGRVKGLTIVKPLVYGNIARSFGKKREEDGHTHQWTVYVKPYRNEDMSTYVKKIHFKLHESYVNPNRVVTKPPFEVTETGWGEFEIVIKVHFHDPTERPVTMYHILKLFQSPILDGEVSSQLEGKKGLVSEQYEEIVFQEPTQLMQQLLTNVQPVTSGSWKHDTDFEEKKVQSLETIIETKGKVKSEIALLKEKLKLARETIAKFKTEIAKVQVQQPAA; from the exons atgaatatatcaaccgattttgGTCCTGATTCCGGCGGCCGAGTGAAG GGTCTCACAATCGTTAAACCGTTAGTGTACGGCAACATCGCCCGTTCTTTTGGAAAGAAGCGTGAGGAGGATGGCCATACTCATCAGTGGACGGTATACGTGAAGCCCTACCGCAACGAGGATATGTCCACATATGTGAAAAAGATACACTTCAAGTTGCACGAGAGCTACGTTAATCCGAATCGCGTCGTCACGAAGCCTCCCTTCGAGGTGACTGAGACCGGCTGGGGAGAGTTCGAGATTGTCATCAAAGTACACTTCCACGATCCAACCGAACGACCGGTTACGATGTATCACATTCTAAAGCTGTTTCAATCGCCGATTCTGGATGGTGAGGTTTCCAGCCAGCTCGAGGGAAAAAAGGGTCTAGTTTCGGAACAGTACGAGGAAATAGTTTTTCAGGAGCCAACGCAGCTTATGCAACAATTACTGACGAATGTTCAACCTGTTACGAGTGGCTCCTGGAAACATGACACTGATT TTGAAGAGAAAAAGGTTCAATCTCTGGAAACCATAATCGAGACGAAAGGCAAGGTGAAATCGGAAATTGCTTTGCTAAAGGAGAAATTGAAACTGGCTCGAGAAACAATAGCGAAGTTTAAAACCGAAATCGCTAAAGTGCAGGTTCAGCAGCCGGCAGCGTGA
- the LOC129727787 gene encoding 5-methylcytosine rRNA methyltransferase NSUN4 yields the protein MLRSRLSILCFRRNKHSKTHWSQARKKQFAKDRALENFDDFYGQVYGNRWKSIRVALLGEHKYMAMVNQFGDTEKTIAFLQSDGAINVRDIYSAKKQFLTDASSDMFTGNKIFKLDQTIEQFAENQEQQERGRLYKENASDMSENAEPETKQSRVDYKKSLSQTLQDNTEMDFQRLIDPNLGTAALHEFIPATKLKGMEDFVPESDHYKYYSNSTDFPIAVEMETSFEIPEYLNIFTYERGNVSEFRSPRKCSTGVLSHFLMDGASILPALALDVQPGDRVLDACAAPGGKSLLLLQTLRPGTLVCNDVQESRVNRIKKLMNSYVYNFGDSCKKERCFVIQSDARDLQDYNMYDRILVDVPCTTDRHSVMENDNNIFKSTRVKERLKLPEVQAAILANCLKLLRPGGSLVYSTCSLSPVQNDGVVHMALSNVFSDTGLTVTVRDLSLVMRPFSDIFKFAHPNTLKYGQLVLPFLPTNFGPMYFCKLVRND from the exons ATGCTGCGATCTCGCTTATCTATTTTGTGTTTTAGAAGAAATAAGCACAGCAAGACACATTGG TCTCAAGCCCGAAAGAAACAGTTCGCTAAGGATCGGGCGCTGGAAAATTTTGACGACTTTTACGGCCAGGTTTATGGCAATCGATGGAAAAGTATCCGTGTAGCCTTGTTAGGTGAACATAAGTATATGGCAATGGTAAACCAGTTTGGTGATACAGAAAAAACCATCGCTTTTCTGCAATCGGATGGAGCTATCAATGTAAGGGACATTTACAGCGCTAAAAAACAATTTCTCACCGATGCCAGCAGTGACATGTTTACGGGCAATAAGATTTTCAAATTGGATCAGACAATAGAGCAGTTTGCCGAAAATCAGGAGCAGCAAGAAAGAGGACGATTATACAAAGAGAATGCATCAGACATGTCTGAAAATGCTGAACCCGAAACGAAACAATCTCGAGTCGACTACAAAAAGTCGCTAAGTCAGACTCTGCAGGACAACACAGAGATGGATTTCCAGCGACTGATTGATCCTAACCTGGGAACAGCGGCTTTACACGAATTCATACCCGCAACCAAACTGAAAGGCATGGAAGATTTCGTGCCTGAATCTGATCACTACAAATACTACAGCAACAGTACGGATTTTCCTATCGCCGTCGAAATGGAAACCAGCTTCGAAATACCAGAATATCTTAATATTTTTACATACGAACGAGGGAACGTTTCGGAATTTAGATCCCCACGAAAATGTTCTACCGGTGTTTTATCACATTTTCTTATGGACGGAGCCTCAATTCTACCCGCATTGGCGTTAGATGTCCAACCAGGAGATCGAGTGCTAGATGCATGTGCAGCCCCTGGTGGGAAGTCGCTACTTCTCCTCCAGACGCTTCGTCCTGGGACGCTCGTATGTAACGATGTTCAGGAAAGTCGTGTTAACCGCATTAAGAAGTTGATGAACAGTTATGTTTATAACTTCGGAGACAGCTGCAAGAAGGAGCGTTGTTTTGTTATTCAATCGGATGCACGGGACCTGCAGGATTACAACATGTACGATCGGATACTAGTCGATGTCCCTTGCACTACTGATCGACATTCGGTGATGGAAAATGACaacaatattttcaaatcaaCCAGAGTGAAAGAGCGGCTTAAGCTTCCCGAAGTACAGGCGGCAATTTTAGCCAACTGCCTAAAGCTGTTGCGACCAGGAGGATCACTGGTGTATTCCACGTGCAGTTTAAGCCCGGTGCAAAATGACGGTGTGGTGCACATGGCCCTGAGTAACGTGTTCAGCGATACCGGTCTAACGGTGACCGTGAG GGATCTCAGCTTAGTAATGCGCCCTTTTTCTGATATCTTTAAATTCGCCCATCCAAACACCCTTAAGTACGGTCAACTGGTGCTACCATTCCTACCGACTAATTTTGGACCCATGTACTTTTGTAAATTAGTACGAAACGATTAG
- the LOC129727788 gene encoding general transcription factor IIH subunit 3: MEENKDASLLVIVLDTNPSQQIIRSNPHHLTQCLDSIVAFANAHLMQKAQNKLAVLACHHHATEFLYPTPGKPLEIRQVDGQFEVFTLVEKTIKQKLAKVINEAPRITSSTESLLAGSMAMALCYIARIIRNKPAGVKINARILVVTGSNECASQYMTYMNVFFTAQKQGVTLDVCALDKPLSLLQQGCDITGGQYLKLPQLDGFLQYLLWVFLPDPQMRCKLVLPPPVKVDYRAACFCHRELIDIGYVCSVCLSIFCKFSPICTTCHTVFKAPAPIASKPKKKKMKS, from the exons ATGGAAG AAAACAAGGACGCCAGCTTGTTGGTGATCGTGCTGGACACTAATCCATCGCAACAAATAATTCGTAGTAATCCACATCATCTCACACAATGTCTCGACTCTATCGTCGCCTTTGCAAATGCACATTTGATGCAGAAAGCTCAGAATAAATTAGCAGTACTTGCTTGCCATCACCATGCAAC cgaatttctttatccaACTCCGGGGAAACCCCTTGAAATTCGGCAGGTTGATGGTCAGTTTGAGGTGTTCACTCTGGTAGAGAAAACCATTAAACAAAAACTGGCCAAAGTAATCAATGAAGCACCTAGGATAACTTCCTCAACAGAGTCACTACTAGCGGGCAGTATGGCCATGGCTTTATGTTATATCGCAAGG aTAATTCGTAACAAACCAGCCGGGGTAAAAATTAATGCGCGCATCTTAGTAGTGACCGGCAGCAACGAATGTGCATCCCAGTATATGACCTATATGAACGTGTTTTTTACAGCCCAGAAGCAGGGTGTTACGCTGGATGTTTGCGCCCTGGATAAGCCACTGAGTTTACTGCAGCAAGGGTGCGATATCACTGGCGGTCAATATCTGAAACTGCCCCAGTTAGATGGATTCCTCCAATATTTATTG TGGGTATTTTTACCTGATCCTCAAATGCGTTGCAAATTAGTTCTTCCACCTCCAGTCAAAGTGGACTACCGAGCGGCTTGTTTCTGCCATCGTGAGCTGATTGATATTGGCTATGTATGTTCCGTTTGTCTATCGATATTCTGCAAATTCAGCCCAATTTGCACAACCTGCCA CACTGTATTCAAAGCACCAGCACCTATAGCTTCCAAaccaaaaaagaagaaaatgaagtCCTAG